The Tistrella bauzanensis region TAGGCCCGGGCGCCGCTGATCAGCGTTGCCCGGGCATGCGGCGCGATCGGGGTTGGGCCGCGCGCGTACGGCGCTTCTGACCGTCGGCCGCATCCGCATCCGGAGCCGGCGCCGGGGCCGGCGAGCCATCCAGCGGCACGGCATAACCGAAGACCAGGCGGTTGGTCTCGTTCGCCATGCCCACCACCGCCAGCATTTCGCGGATCATCTCGGGCGTGGCGCCGGCCTTGGCCGCGGCACCGCCGTGGCTGGCCACGCAATAGGCGCAGCCGTTGGTGGCGCTGACGGCGGTGAAGATCAGTTCCTTCACCATCGGATCCAGCGCGCCCGGCGCCATCACCTCTTTCAGACTGTCCCATGTCCGCTTCAAGGTGGGCGGATGAACCGCGATCACCTTCCAGAAATTGTTCAGCCGGTCGATGCGGCGGGTCTGCATGATATCGTCATAGACTGCGCGCACCTCTGGCGACGCGTCGGCGTATTCGATCATCTCGGGTCCGGCCATCTTGGCACTTCCGCTCCCTGCTGGCGGCGCGGCTCCCGGCCGGCCGGCATCCAGTTCCAACCACAACACTCTACCCGCATCGACCGGCATGGCGCCATCGGTGTGCGCCGGCCAGAAGGGCCTGACCGGCAGTTTCTGCCTGCCGCACGGGCGGAAACTGCCGGGTCGGAATCTCCGAATGACCGGGGCGAGATGTCGCCGCATCAATCTATCTATCTGTATTTACTTAATTTTATGACTTGGCATAGCCCATGCAATATGGGTTTCCGATCAGATCGTGCCGCGTCGGCTGCATACCTTGCAAACGGCAGCAGAGGCGCGATGAAACGCTCCATTGCCACCGGAAGCGCAAGTATCGGAGAGACCAAGTCATGGCGCTGACGATTAATTCGAACTACGCCGCGAACGTCGCGCAACGCCATCTGCGTGACAGCGACAGCGACGCCACCCGCTCCCTCGCCAAGTTGTCGGCCGGTACCCGCGTATTGTCGGGCCGTGACGATGCGGCCTCGCTTGCCATCGGCAAGCGGCTGGAAGCCGAAACCGCGGCTCTCCGGCAGGCGAGCGTGAACGCCGGCCAGGCCGGCTCGATGCTCCAGATCGCCGACGGCGCCCTGTCCAGCATCAGCGACATTCTCACCCGGATGAAGACCCTGGCCACCCAGTCGGCCTCGGATCAGGTGTCGGACGCCGAGCGCGTCTATCTGAACGACGAGTTCAGCCAGCTGCGGTCGGAAATCGACCGGATCGCCGGTGACACCGACTTCAACGGTCAGAAGCTGATCAACGGCTCGCAGACCATCACCGCGGGCACCATCGGCACCGACATCGAAGCGGCCGACGGCTTCGGCGCCATCACCTTCGACGCCAATGCGGCGAATGTGTCGAACGCCGATCAGTTCTCGATCGCCTACGACACGGCCACCAGCCGGTTCACGGTCACCAACACCACCACAGGTGTTGCCCAGACCTCTGAGCAGGTGACCGCGGCGCCGACCGCCGGCACCACGCAGGATGTCCGCTTCGACGAATTCGGCCTGACGCTGACCCTGACCAGCGATTTCGACCCGGCGACGGCGATCGCCGCGAACAACACCTTCGACGCGACCGTCGCCAACACCGCGTCGACGACCTTCACCTACAAGATCGGCACCGGCACCACCGCAAACGAAGACGATCTGGCCTTCACCATCGACAGCGCCGCGGTCGCCTCGCTCTCGGCCGGTCTCACCGCCGCCAGCCTCGACACCCGCGCCAATGCCGAAACCGCGATCGACGAAGTCGCCAGCGCGATCGACGAGATCAACGAGCGGCGCGCCAATATCGGCGCCAACCAGAACCGCCTGGAGTTCGCCGCGGCCAATCTGGCCTCCAGCATCGAGAACACCGAAGCCGCCCGCTCGGAGCTGCTCGACCTCGATATCGCCGCCGAAATGACCTCGTTCACCTCGAAGCAGATCCTGCAGCAGGCCGGCGTGTCCATGCTGGCACAGGCCAACCAGATGCCGCAGAACCTGCTGAAGCTGCTGGGCTGATCCGGCGGCGCCGCTGCCCCGGCGCCTACCTTGTCACCGGCACGGCCCCATCGGGGCGGCCCGTCCTCACCTGCAGGACCGGCCGCCCCGAAGCCGTTTCAAAGCGGCATCTTCAGAACCGCATCGGCCCATGATCGTGTCGCCGCCAGGCGGCGACAATCGGGTGCCCGGCAGAAATCGCCGATCAGTATCGCGCATAGGGCAAAAACTGCCGGGACACCCGCCTCCCACCCGGCAGAAATTGCCGAGCGGCGCCACACAGGCAGGCGGTAAGACTCTGGAACGGCAGGCGCAATGCGCTCTTGCGTAACTGGCATCGCCGTTGCATACTGATCTTCAGGAACGACCAGGAAGGACGTTCCGCCGACAGGATGTCGGCATCAGCGGACCGTATTGTCCGCGCCTTTGTTTCCAAGTAGGAGACCGTACCATGGCTATGACCATTGCCTCCAACTATTCCGCAAATGTCGCCTATCGTCATTTGAAGGAGAGCGATTCTGACGCGAGCCGTTCGCTCGCCAAGCTCTCTGCCGGTACCCGCGTGCTGTCCGGCCGTGACGATGCCGCCTCGCTTGCCATTGGCAAGCGGCTGGAATCCGAGACGGCCGCTCTGCGTCAGGCCAGCGTCAACGCCGGTCAGGCCGGTTCGATGCTCCAGATCGCCGACGGCGCCCTGTCGAGCGTCAGTGACATCCTCACCCGGATGAAGACCCTGGCCACCCAGTCAGCCTCGGATCAGGTGTCGGATGCCGAGCGCGTCTATCTGAACGACGAATTCACCCAGCTCCGGTCTGAAATCGACCGCATCGCCGGTGATACCGAGTTCAACGGCCAGAAGCTGATCAACGGTTCGCAGACCATCACGGCCGGCACCATCGGTACCGACATTGAAGCGGCTGATGGCTTCGGCGCGATCAAGTTCGACAACAACGCGGCGAACGTCTCGAACGCCGATCAGTTCTCGATCGCCTATGACACCGCAACCAGCCGGTTCACGGTCACCAACACCACCACCGGTGTTGCCCAGACCTCTGAACAGGTGACCGCGGCGCCGACCGCCGGCAGCACGCAGGACGTCCGGTTCGACGAATTCGGCCTGACCCTGACCCTGACCAGCGACTTCGACCCGGCGACGGCGATTGCGGCGAACAACACCTTCGACGCGACGGTTGCCAACAGCACCTCGACGACCCTGACCTTCAAGGTCGGCACGGGCACCACGGCCGCCGAAGACGATCTGGCCTTCACCCTTGATGCGGCCTCGGTCTCGGCTCTGTCGGCCGGCCTGGGTGCAGCGACGCTCGATACCCGCGCCAATGCCGAAACCGCGATCGACGCGGTCGCAACCGCCATCGACGAGGTCAACGATCGCCGCGCTGCGATCGGTGCCAACCAGAACCGGCTCGAATTCGCGTCGGCCAACCTGGCCTCCAGCATCGAGAACAGCGAAGCCGCCCGCTCCGAACTGCTGGACCTCGACATCGCTGCCGAGATGACCTCGTTCACCTCCAAGCAGATCCTGATGCAGGCTGGCGTGTCCATGCTGGCGCAGGCGAACCAGATGCCGCAGAACCTGCTGAAGCTGCTGTCCTGACCCAAGCCCAGCCGGCGTCGAACCATGGTTTCCATGGATCGGCGCCGGCGACGCCTGACCTTTTGGCACGATCGATATGATCGCACCTGACGGGCGGCGGGGCCAGTATGGGCACTGCCGTCCGCTTTTGCGGCTTCTGATCTGGATACGAGGCTTCAAAACCCGCACCGGATCCTGTCCAAGCCGCATTATGCTTACCTGATCGTAAATCCGACCGGCTATCGGCAGACGACGATCGCCCCGGAGGATACGTGGGGCCCGTCTTGGGCAGCGCCGATGATGGAGGGGGCAATGGACATCGCATCGACGCGCGGCGCGTCCCTCGCCAGTTCGGTGGCAGACCGGACATCTCCGGCCGTGCGCAGCACATTTGGCGATGGCGCTGCTTCCGGGCGCGGATCGGCATCTTACCCCACCCGGACCAATACGATCGACCGCAACGATCCGTCTCTGGCGGATCTGGCCCAGCGTGATGCACGGGTCGCCGATGCATTGGCCGAGGCTCTTGCCCGGGAAGGGTTCGGGCCCGAGACGATGGGGACACAGGTCAAGCTGGCCATCGATATCGACACCAACACCGGCGATCTGGTCGGTCGGTTGATCGATCGGACCACGGGGGAGACGGTGGAGCAGTTGCCGCCGGAAAAGACTCTCAAGATGATTGCCGCCTTGCGTGAAATGGTCGGTGCCCTGGTGGACCGAACCTTGTAAACTGTCAGTGGCCATCTGGCCCGGTTTGTGAATGTGCATCAGGCGTGGGCCTTCTGGCCCCCTGATGACCCATCTTGCAGGCACGTTCGCCACCAGCGCGGCCGATACGACAGATAACCGATAAGGATCAGCCACCATGGTCAGTTCGTTGAGCAGCAATTTCGCGCTGACCACGGATTCGAACGGCCGGCTGACGGTCACCGGTCTGTCGGGCAGCGGCATCGATACCCAGAAGGCGGTCGAGGCGCTGGTCGCGGCCAAGCGCGTACCGATCGACCGGCTTGAAACCAAGATCGAGACCACCGGCACCCAGATCGCGGCCCTGAAAGAATATCAGACGCTGATGCGGGATTTCCGCACGGCGGTCGACGGTCTGCGCGGCAAGGTGACCTTCGACAAGAGCGGCGACGCCTTCGACGCCAAGAACGTCTATCTCCAGACCTCGCGCGTCGACGGCAAGACGGCGTCGACGGCCACCAATCTGGTCGGCATCACCGCCACCAACAATGCTGAGGTCGGTGCACGTTCGGTCGAGATTCTCCGGGTTGCCACCCAGGCCAAGGTTGGCACCGGCGTCGCCAACTCGGCAACCGCTGATCTGGGCACAGCCTTTGGCGGTGCCGCCGGTTCGATTTCCGGCAGCTTCGACATCGTGAACGGCGATGGTGCAGCCACCACGATCACGGTTGCCGGCACCGACACGCTTCAGTCACTGCGCGACAAGATCAACAACGCCAACACCGGTACTGCCAAGACCGGCGTCACCGCCAGCATCGTGTCGGTCACCACCGGCCAGAATTATCTGGTGCTGACCAATGACGCGACCGGCAAGGCAATCGAGCTCGACAACGAGACCGGCGGCGTTCTGTCCGGCCTTGGCATTTCCAGCGATGGCGGCAGCACCTTTTCAAACGTGCTGCAGGAACCGCAGACCGCGCGACTTGCGGTCGACGGGCTGAAAGATCCGTCACGCTATGAAAGCCTGCGTTTCGCCAATGCCTCGGCATCCGTGAAGTCGCTGGTATCGACGGCGCCTGACACCGGCAGTTTCACCCTGTCGACCGGGCTCGGCACGGTCGCGATCAATTTCAACAGCACCACCGACAGCCTCAACGACATTGCCGCCCGCATCAATGCCGATGCCGGCGCAATCGGTGTCGAGGCGACGATCATGGATGATGGCGGGGGCAAGCGCCTGGTGTTGACCGACACCAATGGCGGCAAGCTGGGCGTGATCGACAATGACGGGCTGATGGCGTCTCTCGGTGTCGACAATGATCTGGTGGTGGAACGGTCGAGCAACACGATCTCCGACCTGTTCACCGGCATGACGCTCAACCTGTTTCAGGCCGAGGAAGGCACCAAGATCAATCTTCAGGTGGAACGCAACCTGAATGCGGTCAAGGATCAGGTCTACGACTTCCTTGACGCCTATAACGCGATGCGTCGGTTCTATAACGAACAGAACCTCACCGGCGCAGACGGCAGCAAATCTGAAGATGCCGGGCCACTGTTCGGCAACAGTGCGCTGAAGGACATGAACACGATGCTGCGCGACACCGTCAACGGTGATGTCGCGGGACTTGGCATCGACTTCTCGGCCCTGTCGGCCATCGGCATCACCATCGCACCGACAGCCACCCTGACCGATCCGCTGGATCGCGAAACCCTGGTCATCGACGAGTCGAAATTCGACGAGGTTCTGCTCAACAAGCCCGATGACGTCCGGAATCTGTTCAGCTTCCGCTTTTCCAGCGACAATCCGGATGTGACGCTGGTGAACTTCGGCGCCAACACCAGCTATAAGAACGGCGGCTACAACCTGGAAGTCACGGTCGCCGGCGGGGTGATCACCTCGGCGAAACTGGATGGCCAGGATGTCGAGGTCAACGGCACCACGCTGACCGTCACCAGCGGCAGCGCCGCCGGATTGAAACTGTATTACCGCCCCGGTGACGACGGCACCACCACCAGCCAGCTCAATATCACTTCGGGCATCGCGTCGCAGATGTATTTCGCGGCGGACAAGGCACTGACCGCCAAAACCGGCACCATCGAGGCGCAGCTCGGCGTGTTCGAGAGCCGGAATTCTGCGGCAGAATTGCAGATCGATCGCATGG contains the following coding sequences:
- a CDS encoding flagellin N-terminal helical domain-containing protein → MALTINSNYAANVAQRHLRDSDSDATRSLAKLSAGTRVLSGRDDAASLAIGKRLEAETAALRQASVNAGQAGSMLQIADGALSSISDILTRMKTLATQSASDQVSDAERVYLNDEFSQLRSEIDRIAGDTDFNGQKLINGSQTITAGTIGTDIEAADGFGAITFDANAANVSNADQFSIAYDTATSRFTVTNTTTGVAQTSEQVTAAPTAGTTQDVRFDEFGLTLTLTSDFDPATAIAANNTFDATVANTASTTFTYKIGTGTTANEDDLAFTIDSAAVASLSAGLTAASLDTRANAETAIDEVASAIDEINERRANIGANQNRLEFAAANLASSIENTEAARSELLDLDIAAEMTSFTSKQILQQAGVSMLAQANQMPQNLLKLLG
- a CDS encoding flagellin N-terminal helical domain-containing protein, which gives rise to MAMTIASNYSANVAYRHLKESDSDASRSLAKLSAGTRVLSGRDDAASLAIGKRLESETAALRQASVNAGQAGSMLQIADGALSSVSDILTRMKTLATQSASDQVSDAERVYLNDEFTQLRSEIDRIAGDTEFNGQKLINGSQTITAGTIGTDIEAADGFGAIKFDNNAANVSNADQFSIAYDTATSRFTVTNTTTGVAQTSEQVTAAPTAGSTQDVRFDEFGLTLTLTSDFDPATAIAANNTFDATVANSTSTTLTFKVGTGTTAAEDDLAFTLDAASVSALSAGLGAATLDTRANAETAIDAVATAIDEVNDRRAAIGANQNRLEFASANLASSIENSEAARSELLDLDIAAEMTSFTSKQILMQAGVSMLAQANQMPQNLLKLLS
- a CDS encoding flagellar protein FlaG, whose product is MRSTFGDGAASGRGSASYPTRTNTIDRNDPSLADLAQRDARVADALAEALAREGFGPETMGTQVKLAIDIDTNTGDLVGRLIDRTTGETVEQLPPEKTLKMIAALREMVGALVDRTL
- the fliD gene encoding flagellar filament capping protein FliD, translated to MVSSLSSNFALTTDSNGRLTVTGLSGSGIDTQKAVEALVAAKRVPIDRLETKIETTGTQIAALKEYQTLMRDFRTAVDGLRGKVTFDKSGDAFDAKNVYLQTSRVDGKTASTATNLVGITATNNAEVGARSVEILRVATQAKVGTGVANSATADLGTAFGGAAGSISGSFDIVNGDGAATTITVAGTDTLQSLRDKINNANTGTAKTGVTASIVSVTTGQNYLVLTNDATGKAIELDNETGGVLSGLGISSDGGSTFSNVLQEPQTARLAVDGLKDPSRYESLRFANASASVKSLVSTAPDTGSFTLSTGLGTVAINFNSTTDSLNDIAARINADAGAIGVEATIMDDGGGKRLVLTDTNGGKLGVIDNDGLMASLGVDNDLVVERSSNTISDLFTGMTLNLFQAEEGTKINLQVERNLNAVKDQVYDFLDAYNAMRRFYNEQNLTGADGSKSEDAGPLFGNSALKDMNTMLRDTVNGDVAGLGIDFSALSAIGITIAPTATLTDPLDRETLVIDESKFDEVLLNKPDDVRNLFSFRFSSDNPDVTLVNFGANTSYKNGGYNLEVTVAGGVITSAKLDGQDVEVNGTTLTVTSGSAAGLKLYYRPGDDGTTTSQLNITSGIASQMYFAADKALTAKTGTIEAQLGVFESRNSAAELQIDRMELRLDLYKDRITAKFLRMEEALSRMESIMEALKAQIDAQSSNSDK